tttttcttcaagcATGCtggaaatataattattttatatttaatacgaTAACTTTTGTAATTTCGTATCGGAGTGaggtttattttctttttaaaataatgaacttAGACAACTTCAACAAACATACCTTAGCTACCAACGCAACGCAATTTAGgtctaaataaaaaatgaataaattattacTGCATCCCGTAAAATGACAACAGtgactaatttaaaaatttcaaaaccttTGTTAACATGCATGCGTGGCCAAGTACTtgttatattcaaattaaaaattagaagagaCCGTTTCAGGGCTCAAGAACATCGCCGTTTGTATTTTtgcattatttaaaaaagtttacAAATTGACTTCTCCACCGTTCTTCGCCTACAATTTTTGcgctattaatttgtttttgcgGCATGCATCTAAGCAATGTTTTTGGTAACCCTTAGTTTATGTTAAATATCGAATTGGGTCAAAGCTTATAAGACTATGAAGGAGcaatggttttattttatttcaaagaaaaattgaatttaattaaacatatttttaatgataatttagtTCAAGTATCGCCTCCTTCTAATCAAAGAATGATCATGATAAATGAACCGcaatatatgaataaaataatttaactttcaTCCACAatagaatgattttttaatataacaatcTACTGATATATTTGAAAggtttaattgattatttggTTGTTATACATtcattaacttttatatttaaaactttgttttatttcctatatttttttttatatgttttagttAGCTCTTATGCCTTTATTTTGCGGTGGTTTTACATTGTTTTTGCTTTCTTTACCAAATGGTTTATTTTACCAAACAGAGAAAATTTGttcatatataaattgtttataCCGAAATTTGACAAAACCTCCTCCACATAGAAAACTGGAAATAAGAGCATGTATCgaaatatttgttaaattaaaattagtttaccTTGAACTTTGATAATGATAGAGGTGAAATCGGatctaaatcttattttttttaaatagtataattaagaaaatatattatatatcttatcatatgataaataattattaattttaatggacatttttatatctttatatttatgatagAAGATAAATTTTTTCTCTAATCTTACTTAGTTTAGCAAGATTCTCATTAGTAAGAAGATTTGTCAAAcctaaatacataaattaaagcatataacttttaaatagaGGTCTaaactgaaaaattaattaaaatataagaactaaaatgactaattaaacttatttaaaatttatgagaaaACCGGACCAGTAAAAATCTGGTGTcatgcatgattttttttaagtatgcaTGAGTTTATAAATATACGTGAtgtgaaatataaatatagatttaaAACATTCATggaaattttatattgaaaattaaaaatataataataaaaaggttcaaaactttgaattaaaaaatcttagaaagttaataaaatattaattcaataataatttatcatttttttatcacattgaATATCTCTAACTATTAATAATGAAGATTATCCATTTGGTGTACAcattttttagataattttatccttcgttggtttatttttattttttaacaactaCATCCACTACTTTtaaattagttgtttttttttaatatattttttaacttttaaatctattttctttcttttgttttattttatttaaaatacatagATATAAACAATACTATCATGTATTTgattatcatatttaatattaattaaacaaccaaagaaaataaaaaatatatatttaaaaagaatttgataatattatttgtatctaatgtattttttaaaaatgcgttataaaatagaaaaaatatacctaattatattatttataaataaagtttacaTTTATAGTATAAAATTTGATTACTAACAAATTAGTTTGTATTGAAGTCGATCTCTTTTAATAAggtttcaattaattaatcaatgatGATTTTTTGTCCGCCAACATCGCAAGTGATTATAATgaactaattaattatgttaaagaaatatttatttactggcaaaattaaagaaattaaggggaaaaaaaaacgagaaggaggaaaacaaaaagaaggggagagggaagagaaaggaagaaaaagaaaaggttggAGAAGGCGAAAGGCAAAGAAAGAAGGGGATTTCAAAACTCGTGAAAAACCAGAGAGAGGGCTTTTCAtcgttctctctctttctttctccctctgCTCGTTTTTCCCACTGAAACCCTAGCGTCGTTTATTTCATGTCGTTATTTTTTTCTCGCACGCAATCGTGTCGGCAACACCGAACTTCCGGCGCCGGGAATGGGCCTTGAGCCGCCGCCGGATAACACTTTGTTGAATTTAGCTAAGCTAGGGTTTCAGTTGGATTTCGAATTCGGAGATCTCTctcaactaatttaattaaccgattattattattatttttcttaaaaaagaagaagaagaaaacgacGCGACGTAACCGCCCAGCGAAACCGGGAACCGTTACCGTTACCGGCTGGCGGATCCCTATTTTTCTGTCGTTTGAATTGCGATGATGGCCGCGAGGGGAGGGCAGTGCTTGGAGAAGCTTCGGAGGTTTGTTCGGACGGTATTCTTCGTGGCGGCATTGGTGGCGTCGCTGCTTGTGACGTCGCTGCCGGTGCTCGTCGCCGTTGTGGACGTGCTCGTCCCTTGCGTTTTGATTTCGAGCTTCTCATGCGTCAAGTGCTACGGCTTCAAGGAGCATTTACGACGTTACGCTTTCAAGAGCTCCTTGACGGATATTCCTCTCGTTTCGGTCATAAGATCCTTCATCATTATCTGTATGATCCGTTATTCCTCGCCTTTTTTACTTGCATTATGACGTGGCACAATGATGATGGTCTTTCTCTTGAAGGAATCATTCATTCTGCTCTTGGTATTACTTTGTTGGAACATCTCGTTTTTTCTCGTCCTTTTTATGATgttgaaggtggaggatacgTTGCTTAATTTGGCTACCGAACCTTTTGTTcgttcctttttattttatatatatatttctgctCATTAGATTTTTTTCTGAAATCATTTCTCGTACTCCTTAAAATTAAAGCAGAACTATCTCCTCTCCTATACCGTTTGGCTGGAATTTATCACAGAATGATTTCTtatattcttttcaatttgtATTCTCTGTATGAGGAGCAATAGTTGGACCGTCTCTGTCTGTGTGTTAATAAgcctagtttttttttgtatatttaaaaaagtttCGTTCTAACTTTggaatttttgtttgtttgtttgtgtgaTTGAATGAATGCAGGTGTTTATTCCATTTGTGATGGTCCTGCTCTATCACATGGTCCTTACCTTGGAACTGTGACTCTGTCTTCCTTTGTTTCAATTGTTCTCCTTTCAGTCAAAGCTTGTGTTTTCACTGTAAATTCCCAGATTGAAGCAGAAGCTACGGTTTCCCCTACAAGGCAGAGACTTCATTTAAAGAAGTCATGGGGAATGCCTGTCTTGTTCCTCTCGTCAGTTGCGTTTGCTCTAGGCCATATTGTGGTTGCCTACAGAACCAGCTTTAGAGCAAGGAGGAAACTCATGTTTCATCGAGTTGACCCTGAAGCGGTAAGTTTGCAATGGTTTTCCAGCCACGTAGTATCATCTCGGTCTTGCCCTGAATTCTTTGGAATTAGGTGGTGGGAATATTTCCctccattttaaagaaaatttctgAATTCATGAAGAAGCTTAAATTGGTCAGTTGTAATTACTTTGATGACACAcatactatttgtttgtttctgtCTAATTAAGCAGGTCCTTTCATGCAAAAATGTTTTTACTGGCTATCAGAAGGTCCCTCGGTCTCCTGTTCCCTCTGAGGGGAGAACCCCAAAAAGTGACAGTGAAATGAAAAGGAGGCCTTTTGGAGCAGCTCATGATGAAGAACTGCCAATCAGAATACTTGCAGACCCGGAGAGCTTATTCATCCCCTGCCAAGGTCTTACTCTCCATTACAAGCTCAGCCTACCTGGTTCACCTCCACTTAACATATCCTCAGCATTTTGCTCCACTTCATCAATGGCTGGGGGGTTGTCAAAATTAAATAGACAATTGACTTTTATACCTCCAAAAGTCCATCAGCAACTCTACAGGAGCTATAGCAATCAATTCCATGGCTCATCTTTGTATGCTCCTCTTTTAGATGGTCCAGTAACTTCTCCCCATCTTACTGAAGATATCCCTGTTTTGCATCTAGATGAAATTCATGAAGATGAGGAAACATATAAATCAGAGTTGGAGAAAAATTCA
The nucleotide sequence above comes from Glycine soja cultivar W05 chromosome 11, ASM419377v2, whole genome shotgun sequence. Encoded proteins:
- the LOC114377585 gene encoding uncharacterized protein LOC114377585; translated protein: MMAARGGQCLEKLRRFVRTVFFVAALVASLLVTSLPVLVAVVDVLVPCVLISSFSCVKCYGFKEHLRRYAFKSSLTDIPLVSVIRSFIIICVYSICDGPALSHGPYLGTVTLSSFVSIVLLSVKACVFTVNSQIEAEATVSPTRQRLHLKKSWGMPVLFLSSVAFALGHIVVAYRTSFRARRKLMFHRVDPEAVLSCKNVFTGYQKVPRSPVPSEGRTPKSDSEMKRRPFGAAHDEELPIRILADPESLFIPCQGLTLHYKLSLPGSPPLNISSAFCSTSSMAGGLSKLNRQLTFIPPKVHQQLYRSYSNQFHGSSLYAPLLDGPVTSPHLTEDIPVLHLDEIHEDEETYKSELEKNSEDIGQVGIVLIHGFGGGVFSWRHVMGPLARQSNCTVAAFDRPGWGLTSRLSQEDWEKKELPNPYKLESQVDLLLSFCSEIGFSSVVLIGHDDGGLLALMAAQRVQTSMNSFNVTVKGVVLLNVSLSREVVPSFARILLHTSLGKKHLVRPLLRTEITHVVNRRSWYDATKLTTEVLTLYKAPLYVEGWDEALHEIGKLSSETFLSAINADLLLQAVKDIPVLVIAGAEDSLVSMKYCQAMACKFVNSRLVAISGCGHLPHEECPKALLEAISPFINKLFFSVYKSQSK